One Simonsiella muelleri ATCC 29453 DNA window includes the following coding sequences:
- a CDS encoding IS5 family transposase: MSRNTLTNETWSRLLPILKQLGIYRKKNLRKTVEGILFRLRTGCQWADIPSYFGKANSLYQSFNRWSKRGIFTRLFKHLVDTPDMEWVFMDGSHIRVHQHGMGKQSITHQAVGKSIGGHTSKIHLAVDACGNPIEFIITAGNVNDIVVAPDLLAQLDLSDNETVCADRGFDSDTFRRLIQSKQSKANIPYKKNREHLNVGTDWYLYKIRHLVENAFARLKHFRALATRYDKLKRNYESTVSLACALIWLKL, from the coding sequence ATGTCCCGAAACACGCTTACAAATGAAACATGGTCAAGACTGTTGCCTATTTTGAAACAGCTTGGCATTTATCGCAAGAAAAATTTACGCAAAACAGTAGAAGGTATCCTATTTCGCTTACGTACAGGCTGCCAATGGGCTGATATACCTAGTTATTTTGGTAAAGCAAACAGCCTTTACCAAAGTTTCAATCGCTGGTCTAAACGCGGTATTTTTACCCGATTATTCAAACATTTGGTAGATACACCCGATATGGAATGGGTCTTTATGGACGGTAGCCATATCCGCGTTCATCAACACGGTATGGGTAAACAATCCATTACGCATCAAGCTGTTGGTAAGAGTATCGGTGGTCATACGTCTAAAATTCATTTAGCGGTTGATGCTTGTGGTAATCCAATTGAATTTATCATTACAGCTGGTAATGTAAATGATATTGTTGTTGCGCCTGATTTATTGGCACAATTGGATTTAAGTGATAATGAAACCGTGTGTGCTGATAGGGGTTTTGACAGTGATACTTTTCGTCGGTTAATTCAGTCTAAACAAAGTAAAGCCAATATTCCATATAAGAAAAATAGAGAACATCTTAATGTGGGCACAGATTGGTATTTATATAAAATCAGGCACTTGGTAGAAAACGCTTTTGCACGATTAAAGCATTTTCGTGCGCTGGCAACACGGTACGATAAATTAAAACGTAATTATGAAAGTACTGTATCATTAGCTTGTGCTTTGATTTGGTTGAAATTATAG
- a CDS encoding IS110 family transposase, translating to MEIKAHLGLDISKNKIDCCLLINNEAINFIIDNNSNGFNNLLTQFAKYKIGLNTIHVCSEATNVYYLPVSKFLFENGALVSVVNPSIIKSYAQFKLKRVKTDKQDAKLIAEFCVKENPEKWQPESAEQVKLKSLHRRIEQLLEMQIMEKNRLGVADSVALHSINQMIDFLSKQVELCRREIQDLINQSKNLKRQQEILESIVGIGKTTAQILLSVMIDLDKFPTYRHLVSWLGLSPIIRDSGNKKGLSTISKMGNRPIRKALYMPARAACTRSKLWRSWFEAHLARGKHPKQVYVLMMVKLVKYAYTCLKNNTYFDVKRHQDVGAEEMGV from the coding sequence ATGGAAATTAAAGCGCATTTAGGTTTAGACATTAGTAAGAATAAAATTGATTGTTGTTTATTGATTAACAATGAAGCAATTAATTTTATTATTGATAACAATTCAAATGGTTTTAATAATTTATTGACACAATTTGCAAAGTATAAAATTGGATTGAATACAATTCATGTTTGCAGTGAAGCAACGAATGTTTATTATTTGCCAGTTTCAAAATTCTTATTTGAAAATGGCGCGTTAGTGAGCGTCGTAAATCCTTCAATTATTAAATCTTACGCGCAATTTAAATTGAAGCGTGTCAAAACAGACAAGCAAGACGCAAAATTAATTGCTGAATTTTGCGTGAAAGAGAATCCTGAAAAATGGCAGCCTGAAAGTGCTGAACAGGTTAAATTGAAAAGTTTGCATAGAAGAATTGAGCAGCTTTTAGAAATGCAGATAATGGAAAAAAATCGTTTAGGTGTTGCCGATTCTGTAGCTTTACACTCAATTAATCAAATGATTGATTTCTTGTCTAAACAAGTTGAGTTGTGTAGGCGTGAAATACAAGATTTAATTAATCAAAGTAAGAATTTGAAAAGACAGCAAGAGATTTTAGAAAGCATTGTTGGTATTGGTAAAACAACAGCGCAAATTCTATTAAGTGTTATGATTGATCTGGACAAATTTCCAACATATCGCCATTTAGTTAGTTGGCTTGGCTTGTCTCCTATTATTCGTGATTCAGGGAATAAGAAAGGTTTATCTACAATTTCTAAGATGGGTAACCGTCCTATTCGTAAAGCTCTTTATATGCCCGCCCGCGCGGCTTGTACTCGAAGTAAGTTGTGGCGTTCTTGGTTTGAAGCGCATTTAGCGCGCGGAAAGCACCCTAAGCAAGTTTATGTATTGATGATGGTTAAATTAGTCAAATATGCTTATACTTGCTTGAAGAACAATACATACTTTGATGTTAAACGTCATCAGGACGTAGGAGCAGAAGAGATGGGGGTTTAA
- a CDS encoding zonular occludens toxin domain-containing protein has product MIYLITGNMGTGKTSRAVNMILTNEDGLFKTCADDGTVIDRPLYFSHIDGLDSAKFNAHELTKEQIQSAPLDEILPTGAVLIVDEAHWTYPVRSAAQKVPEYIQKLSELRHDGFTLILMTQHPSQLDVFVRNLVSKHIHLERKAIGMKQYWWFKCVTSLDNPAGLSGTESANWSPPKEAFKYYKSSSKHQKFKKQIPLAFWALFVILGFVIWKGYNVFKVYDKNVNNQTEQSIVQAASEPISQNDNINQMNQQSTINSNYANNQNITPEMLIPTLSEKPETKPLYNNVRQVKTFERVAGCVNMGTNCTCYSDQATELVEISNELCLKYVKKGLPFNPYREQQSQNIRQPEEIAQREEVVN; this is encoded by the coding sequence ATGATTTATTTAATAACTGGAAATATGGGGACTGGTAAAACGTCTAGGGCTGTTAATATGATATTAACAAATGAAGATGGTTTATTTAAAACTTGTGCAGATGACGGTACTGTAATTGATAGACCGCTTTATTTTTCTCATATTGACGGATTGGATTCAGCTAAATTTAATGCGCATGAATTAACAAAAGAACAAATTCAATCCGCTCCACTTGATGAAATTTTACCCACTGGGGCTGTTTTAATTGTTGATGAGGCGCATTGGACATATCCTGTTCGTTCTGCTGCTCAAAAAGTTCCTGAGTATATACAGAAACTTTCTGAGCTTAGGCATGATGGCTTTACGTTAATTTTAATGACGCAGCACCCAAGCCAACTAGATGTATTTGTACGTAATTTAGTTTCAAAACATATTCATCTTGAACGTAAAGCCATTGGTATGAAACAATATTGGTGGTTTAAGTGCGTTACAAGTTTAGATAATCCTGCCGGCTTAAGCGGTACAGAATCAGCGAATTGGTCGCCCCCAAAAGAAGCATTTAAATATTATAAATCTTCAAGTAAGCATCAAAAATTTAAAAAGCAAATACCGTTAGCATTTTGGGCATTGTTTGTTATATTAGGTTTTGTTATATGGAAAGGTTATAATGTATTTAAGGTTTATGATAAAAATGTAAATAATCAAACTGAACAATCTATCGTTCAGGCTGCTAGTGAGCCTATTTCACAAAATGATAATATTAATCAAATGAATCAACAATCTACTATTAATAGTAATTATGCTAATAATCAGAATATAACGCCTGAAATGTTGATTCCAACGCTTTCGGAAAAGCCCGAAACCAAGCCGTTGTATAACAATGTTAGACAAGTAAAAACATTTGAGCGAGTTGCTGGTTGTGTGAATATGGGTACTAATTGCACTTGTTATTCAGATCAAGCTACTGAATTGGTTGAAATTAGCAATGAATTATGTTTAAAGTATGTGAAAAAAGGTTTGCCTTTTAATCCATATAGGGAGCAGCAATCACAAAATATTAGACAGCCTGAAGAAATTGCCCAAAGAGAAGAAGTTGTAAATTGA
- a CDS encoding DUF2523 domain-containing protein, with product MPLALIPLLAILLKLLIVRIIIATGMTFVSYVGYAIALSKFKNYTKDALNSMPADIYNLLLIGGFGQGLNYLFGAFAFWVSMKLLNRLTFILPR from the coding sequence ATGCCATTAGCTTTGATTCCATTGTTAGCGATTTTATTGAAACTTTTGATAGTTAGGATAATTATTGCTACAGGCATGACATTTGTTTCATATGTTGGCTATGCCATCGCATTAAGCAAATTTAAAAACTATACGAAAGATGCACTTAATTCAATGCCTGCTGATATTTATAATTTATTATTGATTGGTGGTTTTGGTCAAGGTTTGAACTATCTTTTTGGTGCTTTTGCTTTTTGGGTGTCTATGAAATTATTGAATAGATTAACATTTATTTTACCGAGATAA
- a CDS encoding IgG-binding virulence factor TspB family protein, with translation MLKFLAVLMVFSLLNISIVKADTQQWIELSRSSNGHVTWYDPNEKKYMHTFESQGNVYRSTQMVNAKVVGSAGVPSASTVSANVTQTVAKRSVVNGVMQNAIKYGRYAKNAGTFVASRANVYLFAATLIADALSKDDDSKPLPPDKVPFYSPKRDEYVQAGKGNWACLAIGARGEDCLERGKVMLMPDTLTLENERYNGKMLCYSSSKSNRFVEDYQFSHFEYDLTRENFPWDGGRCYVFMKHKTLDLISRFENGDVEFGSGYYELPIDLSKYEEKLIREADKNPTAWVGASVDDNDNIPDITPPNVVVSGDQVAQTPPYTDETGKAVQTRFNFQTSGDANGGLGKTKVTETTIPRPDLTPNSPEAPKPNSPTNPNSPTNPNSPTNPNSPTNPNSPANPNSPTNPNSPTNPNSPTNPNSPTNPNNSDNKKPQDEQGLCDKYPNILACEKMGKVEEGVFDEIKIPSITDETTWSEDNFLPSDGVCPAPKVFYVSGKQFSLSYEPLCKFMGMVRFIILFAFILASAYLTFGSLRKD, from the coding sequence ATGTTAAAATTTTTGGCGGTTCTTATGGTATTCAGCTTGCTGAATATAAGCATCGTTAAAGCAGATACTCAACAATGGATAGAATTAAGTAGATCTTCTAATGGTCATGTGACTTGGTATGATCCAAATGAAAAAAAATATATGCATACTTTTGAGTCTCAAGGTAATGTGTATCGTTCTACCCAAATGGTTAATGCGAAAGTAGTAGGTTCTGCAGGTGTACCATCGGCTAGTACAGTATCAGCAAATGTAACACAAACAGTTGCTAAAAGAAGTGTAGTCAACGGTGTTATGCAAAATGCTATTAAATATGGCAGATATGCAAAAAATGCAGGTACTTTTGTAGCTTCTCGTGCAAATGTTTATTTGTTTGCGGCAACCCTAATTGCAGATGCTTTAAGTAAAGACGATGATTCAAAGCCTTTACCGCCTGATAAAGTGCCTTTTTATTCCCCTAAACGTGATGAATACGTTCAAGCTGGTAAAGGAAATTGGGCTTGTTTGGCTATTGGTGCGCGTGGTGAAGATTGTCTTGAGAGAGGCAAAGTTATGTTAATGCCTGATACATTGACTCTTGAGAATGAGAGATATAATGGCAAAATGCTTTGCTATTCTTCTTCGAAAAGTAATCGTTTTGTAGAAGATTATCAGTTTTCTCATTTTGAGTATGATTTAACTCGTGAGAACTTTCCTTGGGACGGTGGGCGTTGTTATGTTTTTATGAAACATAAAACTCTTGATTTAATTAGTAGATTTGAAAATGGAGATGTTGAATTTGGTTCAGGTTATTATGAGCTGCCTATTGATTTATCTAAATATGAGGAAAAATTGATACGTGAGGCTGATAAAAACCCAACAGCTTGGGTGGGGGCATCGGTTGATGATAATGATAATATTCCTGATATAACGCCTCCAAATGTTGTTGTTTCGGGTGATCAAGTTGCACAAACTCCGCCTTATACTGATGAAACAGGTAAAGCGGTTCAGACACGTTTCAATTTTCAAACTTCAGGAGACGCAAATGGAGGTTTGGGTAAAACGAAAGTAACAGAAACTACAATTCCCCGACCAGATTTAACGCCTAATAGTCCTGAAGCTCCTAAACCAAATAGCCCAACCAATCCAAATAGCCCAACCAATCCAAATAGCCCAACCAATCCAAATAGCCCAACCAATCCAAATAGCCCAGCCAATCCGAATAGCCCAACCAATCCGAATAGCCCAACCAATCCGAATAGCCCAACCAACCCGAATAGCCCAACCAATCCAAATAATTCGGACAATAAAAAACCTCAAGACGAACAGGGCTTGTGTGATAAGTATCCTAATATTTTAGCGTGTGAAAAAATGGGGAAAGTTGAAGAAGGGGTATTTGATGAAATTAAAATTCCATCGATAACAGATGAGACAACTTGGTCAGAAGATAATTTTTTACCTAGTGATGGTGTTTGTCCTGCACCTAAGGTTTTTTATGTTTCAGGAAAACAATTTTCTTTGAGTTATGAGCCATTGTGTAAATTTATGGGTATGGTTAGATTTATCATTTTATTTGCATTTATTTTAGCATCTGCTTATTTAACGTTTGGCAGCTTGCGTAAGGATTGA
- a CDS encoding DUF1132 family protein: MFINEEKLFELKYQLGGKFYGLTLAEIFFNKFNEFSKSGEEFEIINSIRNFYHAFIDENLCNVKFSDNSFILIEKHNGKWSYVKIFGGSYGIQLAEYKHR, from the coding sequence ATGTTTATTAATGAAGAAAAATTATTTGAATTGAAATATCAATTAGGTGGTAAGTTTTACGGTTTAACTTTGGCAGAAATTTTTTTTAATAAATTTAATGAGTTTAGTAAAAGTGGGGAAGAATTTGAAATTATAAATTCAATTCGCAACTTTTATCATGCCTTTATTGATGAAAATTTATGCAATGTTAAATTTTCTGATAATTCATTTATTTTAATTGAAAAACATAATGGTAAATGGTCGTATGTTAAAATTTTTGGCGGTTCTTATGGTATTCAGCTTGCTGAATATAAGCATCGTTAA
- a CDS encoding major capsid protein produces the protein MKMMNKLKKYAPRINAVKVATGTGLMSLAISANAALPDDVKNAISAAKADGLEAGWLVVSVIAALFVMSIVKRLLR, from the coding sequence ATGAAAATGATGAATAAATTAAAAAAATACGCCCCACGTATCAACGCCGTAAAAGTTGCTACTGGTACTGGTTTAATGTCTTTGGCGATTTCTGCAAATGCAGCTTTGCCTGATGATGTTAAAAATGCCATTTCTGCTGCGAAAGCTGACGGTTTAGAAGCTGGTTGGTTGGTTGTTAGCGTGATTGCTGCGTTGTTTGTGATGTCTATCGTGAAACGCTTGTTGCGTTAA
- a CDS encoding replication initiation factor domain-containing protein, with the protein MQPPPTSNTGGQNFKPVKQGGVSHISEIQNHYVMVNGEIKAVPLRKGVGMSAHIDTITITFSKYSLLTLEQSVQCESEDAEDELVLANAETMLFEIFGFYFSSRGNGRNGYPKTANMGLKSDERIKYGFFGWGNGDKQGGTVCIYVSGVGLTAALDGWENRLYDWIKDYAPSCKITRIDLAHDFLKGEYTPLQAYSDWAAGKFKSGNTQPNAEMAGVGWLNAPDGGRTLYIGSRKNGSRVVRVYEKGIEQGDRSSSWVRFELQMRNRDIVLEHDILLNPGEYLTGAYPICEELFSQYSEDLKKPDRIQKMKEISVEHMLHHASIQVSPTIKTLKFMGFEEQEIVQLLENVGAKMNKRLHPNAFDAGYPFVEFIKENKRKPSDIDLRNYIFEKKLVESEIQQEQKPKVNTEELKQFRNNLKSDLFLRAVFGKGFTRELQESMTYDEYLHLRYGQYKQQNLNPKHKETS; encoded by the coding sequence GTGCAGCCACCCCCCACTAGTAACACGGGGGGACAAAATTTTAAGCCTGTGAAACAAGGGGGGGTAAGTCATATTTCAGAAATACAAAATCATTATGTAATGGTTAATGGCGAAATTAAAGCCGTTCCTTTACGTAAAGGTGTGGGTATGTCTGCACATATAGATACCATCACTATTACTTTTTCAAAATATTCTCTTTTAACTTTAGAACAAAGTGTTCAATGTGAAAGTGAAGATGCTGAAGATGAGCTTGTTTTAGCCAATGCTGAAACCATGCTTTTTGAAATTTTTGGTTTTTATTTTTCAAGTCGTGGAAACGGTCGTAATGGTTACCCTAAAACAGCCAATATGGGTTTGAAGTCTGATGAACGCATTAAATACGGATTTTTTGGTTGGGGTAATGGAGATAAACAAGGTGGGACTGTTTGTATTTATGTTTCGGGTGTTGGTTTAACGGCAGCTTTGGACGGATGGGAAAATCGTCTTTATGACTGGATAAAGGATTATGCGCCATCATGCAAAATAACGCGAATTGATTTAGCACATGATTTTTTAAAAGGCGAATATACGCCATTACAAGCCTATTCTGATTGGGCTGCTGGTAAATTTAAATCAGGAAATACACAGCCTAACGCTGAAATGGCTGGAGTGGGCTGGCTGAATGCGCCTGACGGTGGGCGGACTTTGTATATTGGAAGTCGTAAAAATGGTTCTCGCGTGGTTCGCGTTTATGAAAAGGGCATTGAGCAGGGAGACAGGAGTAGCTCTTGGGTTCGTTTTGAACTGCAAATGCGAAACCGCGATATTGTGCTTGAGCATGACATTTTGTTAAATCCTGGTGAATACTTAACAGGGGCGTACCCAATTTGTGAAGAGTTGTTTAGCCAGTATTCTGAAGATTTAAAAAAGCCTGATCGAATCCAAAAAATGAAAGAAATCAGTGTTGAGCATATGCTTCATCACGCGTCAATTCAAGTTAGCCCAACGATTAAAACATTAAAGTTTATGGGTTTTGAAGAACAAGAGATTGTTCAACTTCTTGAAAACGTAGGGGCAAAAATGAATAAACGATTGCACCCTAACGCATTTGATGCTGGTTATCCATTTGTTGAATTTATAAAAGAAAACAAGAGAAAACCATCCGATATTGATTTAAGAAATTATATTTTTGAAAAAAAGCTAGTTGAATCAGAAATTCAACAAGAACAAAAGCCTAAAGTGAATACCGAAGAATTGAAGCAATTTCGTAACAATTTGAAATCGGATTTATTTTTAAGGGCAGTATTTGGAAAAGGTTTTACAAGAGAGCTACAAGAGTCGATGACTTATGATGAATATTTGCATCTTCGTTACGGACAATATAAGCAACAAAATTTAAACCCTAAACATAAGGAAACATCATGA
- a CDS encoding calcium-binding protein, producing the protein MSDAFNHIAQQTGGTVHQTQGASDIANVLYDALQSGTAGDDVQIGNEANNTLNGRAGNDKLFGYGGNDTLNGGVGNDVLDGGEGADKFVFSRYFGQDVVYSDELDTFVFHDISLKNLKFIQAANHDLLIQQQGTQNQVTVTGFFDGGSSFAVLQDDFGNTLSAKQVMEMAQHIAPIDKNRTITGNVFANQLFGGSGDDVIKGLLGKDILNGGLGNDRLEGSLGADTYVFKAGDGHDRLYDSGGNDTLRFKDVSLDRLWFSRDGKNLHIDVLDNGGSVTIENYFTSAKSTHFTINAIEHFQTDGHHLFSSYVNRLLNIMEKFKPTEHVDWNVDMQKQHYLQNNHIEQYWQSIEQY; encoded by the coding sequence TTGTCTGATGCTTTTAACCATATTGCCCAGCAAACAGGTGGCACCGTACACCAAACACAGGGAGCAAGTGATATTGCCAATGTTTTGTATGACGCATTACAAAGTGGTACGGCTGGCGATGATGTTCAAATTGGTAATGAAGCCAATAACACACTTAATGGTCGCGCTGGTAATGATAAATTGTTTGGTTACGGTGGCAATGATACTTTAAATGGCGGTGTGGGCAATGATGTGTTAGACGGTGGAGAAGGTGCAGATAAATTCGTATTCAGTCGCTACTTTGGGCAAGATGTGGTGTATTCTGATGAATTGGATACTTTTGTATTTCATGATATTTCATTGAAAAATTTGAAATTTATTCAGGCTGCCAATCATGATTTGCTCATTCAACAACAAGGTACACAAAATCAGGTTACGGTAACGGGCTTTTTTGATGGAGGCTCATCATTTGCTGTACTACAAGATGATTTTGGCAATACTTTATCAGCCAAACAAGTGATGGAAATGGCTCAACATATTGCACCTATTGATAAAAATCGAACCATTACTGGTAATGTTTTTGCCAATCAACTGTTTGGCGGTTCAGGAGATGATGTTATTAAAGGTTTGTTGGGTAAGGATATTTTGAATGGTGGATTGGGTAATGACCGTTTGGAAGGTAGTTTAGGCGCAGATACTTATGTGTTTAAAGCAGGAGATGGTCATGACCGCTTGTATGATAGTGGTGGCAACGATACTTTGCGCTTTAAAGATGTGAGTTTAGACCGTTTGTGGTTCAGCCGTGATGGGAAAAATTTGCACATTGATGTATTAGATAATGGAGGTTCTGTTACCATTGAAAATTATTTTACAAGTGCAAAATCAACTCACTTTACCATCAATGCGATTGAACATTTCCAAACCGATGGGCATCATTTGTTTTCCAGTTATGTAAACAGGTTATTGAATATCATGGAGAAATTTAAACCGACTGAACACGTTGATTGGAATGTGGATATGCAAAAACAGCATTATTTGCAAAATAATCATATTGAACAATATTGGCAATCTATTGAACAGTATTAA
- the panD gene encoding aspartate 1-decarboxylase, which yields MFRTLLGGKIHRATVTQADLNYVGSITVDLDLLDAAGICVNEKVQIVNNNNGERLETYTIAGERGSGVVCLNGAAARLVQKGDIVIIMSYVLLSEPEIANHEPKVVLVDEHNRIRNIIHYEPANTVL from the coding sequence ATGTTTCGTACCTTATTAGGTGGCAAAATCCATCGTGCCACTGTTACCCAAGCCGATTTAAATTATGTTGGCAGCATTACCGTAGATTTGGATTTGCTTGATGCAGCTGGCATTTGCGTGAATGAAAAAGTCCAAATTGTCAATAATAACAATGGTGAACGTTTAGAAACCTACACCATTGCGGGCGAGCGCGGTAGTGGCGTTGTGTGCTTAAATGGCGCGGCGGCACGATTAGTACAGAAGGGCGACATTGTGATTATTATGTCGTATGTTTTGCTGTCTGAACCCGAAATCGCCAACCATGAACCGAAAGTTGTTTTGGTTGATGAACACAACCGTATCCGCAACATTATTCACTATGAGCCTGCGAATACGGTTTTGTAA
- a CDS encoding glycosyltransferase family 2 protein: MNLDKLLTIALITKNEAKHLPDCLASVQDLGCPIVIIDSGSSDATPEIAEQFSAAFHVFTDWQGFGTQRNRAHAFIQTPWVLWLDADERLGETTRQDLIQRISQTIPDGKVLFSINRLSIAYGREIRHSGWYPDRIVRCYPIAQTQYSDDLVHESVLVPSGVKVVELKGDVLHNTYADLNQHLEKMKQYAFAWAAQRQGKKSATPFSATIRAVFAFLRFYFLKRGFLDGQQGLMIATMNAVYTFLKYAQLWQLNRSKSGSLKG; this comes from the coding sequence ATGAATTTAGACAAGCTATTAACCATTGCCCTGATTACCAAAAACGAAGCCAAACATTTGCCCGATTGTCTGGCTAGCGTGCAAGATTTAGGTTGTCCGATTGTGATTATTGATTCAGGCAGCAGCGATGCCACGCCTGAAATTGCTGAACAATTTAGCGCAGCATTTCATGTGTTTACCGATTGGCAAGGTTTTGGCACGCAACGCAACCGCGCACATGCGTTTATTCAAACGCCGTGGGTGCTGTGGCTTGATGCAGATGAGCGGCTTGGCGAAACCACGCGCCAAGATTTAATCCAGCGCATTAGTCAAACCATACCAGATGGTAAAGTATTATTTTCTATCAATCGATTAAGTATTGCTTACGGACGGGAAATTCGGCACAGTGGTTGGTATCCCGACCGCATTGTACGTTGCTATCCAATTGCGCAAACGCAATATAGCGATGATTTGGTGCATGAATCGGTGCTGGTGCCCAGTGGTGTCAAAGTGGTTGAATTAAAAGGTGATGTCTTGCATAACACCTATGCAGATTTGAATCAACACCTTGAGAAAATGAAACAATACGCCTTCGCATGGGCAGCGCAACGTCAAGGCAAAAAATCCGCTACGCCATTTTCTGCTACGATTCGTGCTGTTTTTGCATTTTTGCGTTTTTATTTTTTGAAACGCGGCTTTCTAGATGGGCAACAGGGATTGATGATTGCCACCATGAACGCAGTGTATACATTTTTGAAATACGCCCAATTGTGGCAATTGAATCGCAGCAAATCAGGCAGCCTGAAAGGATAA
- the trpE gene encoding anthranilate synthase component I, protein MITKKEYLDKAQQGYNRIPLVQELLADLDTPLSLYLKLANQPFSYLLESVVGGERFGRYSFIGLPCDTYLKVSGKTTEIYQNHQLTETHHENPLRVIEQFHARFKTPEIPKLPRFTGGLVGYFGYESIYYFEHITHRLKHTPKNDPLGTPDIFLMLSQELAVIDNLSGKIYLIVYADPSNSQGYEIAREKLENLREKLRQSVVIPLSLGSEITQPEHLTGEARYKSYVQKVREYILDGDCMQVVPSQRMSLPFKDNPLHLYRALRTLNPSPYLFYYDFGDFHIVGSSPEILVRRERETVVVRPIAGTRLRGATPEQDEANARELLADEKEIAEHTMLIDLGRNDVGRISQTGKVAVTDKMVIEKYSHVMHIVSNVEGSLKPNTSNMDILAATFPAGTLSGAPKVRALEIIEELEPEKRNIYGGAVGVWGFNNDMDLAIAIRTALIKNGILYVQSGGGIVADSQEEAEWQETQNKARAVIRAAQMVQEGLDNESVC, encoded by the coding sequence ATGATTACCAAGAAAGAATACCTAGATAAAGCCCAACAAGGCTACAACCGCATTCCGCTTGTGCAAGAATTATTGGCGGATTTGGATACACCGTTATCGCTGTATTTAAAATTGGCGAATCAGCCATTTAGTTATTTGTTGGAGTCGGTGGTTGGAGGTGAGCGATTTGGGCGATATTCATTTATTGGTTTGCCGTGCGATACTTATCTTAAAGTTTCAGGCAAAACAACCGAAATTTATCAAAATCATCAGCTTACTGAAACACATCACGAAAACCCTTTGCGTGTGATTGAACAATTTCACGCACGATTTAAAACGCCAGAAATCCCCAAGTTACCGCGATTTACGGGCGGATTGGTGGGCTATTTTGGTTATGAGAGCATTTATTATTTTGAACACATCACCCATCGCTTGAAACATACGCCGAAAAATGACCCACTGGGTACGCCCGATATTTTTTTGATGCTGTCGCAAGAATTAGCTGTGATTGATAATTTAAGTGGCAAAATTTATTTGATTGTGTATGCCGACCCGTCTAATTCACAAGGTTATGAAATAGCACGAGAAAAACTAGAAAACTTACGAGAGAAATTGCGTCAAAGTGTGGTGATTCCGTTGAGTTTGGGCAGCGAAATCACGCAGCCTGAACATTTAACGGGCGAAGCGCGTTATAAATCCTATGTGCAAAAAGTGCGCGAGTATATTTTGGACGGCGATTGTATGCAGGTTGTGCCAAGCCAGCGCATGAGTTTACCTTTTAAAGACAATCCGTTACATTTGTATCGGGCGTTGCGAACTCTGAATCCGTCGCCGTATTTGTTTTACTATGATTTTGGTGATTTTCATATTGTCGGTTCTTCGCCAGAGATTTTGGTGCGCCGCGAGAGAGAAACCGTGGTGGTGCGTCCGATTGCTGGCACACGATTGCGCGGTGCCACGCCAGAGCAAGACGAAGCCAATGCGCGTGAATTGCTTGCTGATGAAAAGGAAATTGCTGAACACACCATGTTGATTGATTTAGGGCGCAACGATGTTGGGCGCATCAGTCAAACGGGCAAGGTGGCGGTAACAGATAAAATGGTTATTGAGAAATATTCACACGTGATGCATATTGTCTCTAACGTAGAAGGCAGCCTGAAACCGAATACCAGCAATATGGACATTTTGGCTGCTACTTTTCCTGCAGGCACACTTTCGGGAGCGCCGAAAGTTCGCGCTTTGGAAATTATTGAAGAATTAGAACCCGAAAAACGCAATATTTACGGTGGTGCGGTTGGTGTGTGGGGTTTTAATAATGATATGGATTTAGCGATTGCGATTCGCACTGCATTGATTAAAAATGGTATTTTGTATGTGCAAAGCGGTGGTGGCATTGTTGCTGATAGCCAAGAAGAAGCCGAGTGGCAAGAAACGCAAAACAAAGCTCGTGCCGTGATTCGTGCCGCACAGATGGTGCAAGAAGGGTTGGATAATGAATCCGTATGCTGA